A genomic window from Chanos chanos chromosome 14, fChaCha1.1, whole genome shotgun sequence includes:
- the tcima gene encoding transcriptional and immune response regulator a, which produces MSTYVSSDSRRVCPTLHGNRFDTAHRKRAVANIFENVNQDALMRLFQKTGDMKAEERVRSIFSFAQDPEETAKALMALKQRKKDKFLQIAGMVRNFLKLR; this is translated from the coding sequence ATGTCGACCTACGTCAGTTCGGATTCTCGCCGGGTTTGCCCGACCCTCCATGGTAACAGATTTGACACCGCTCACCGCAAGCGTGCCGTGGCGAACATCTTCGAGAATGTCAACCAGGACGCGCTGATGCGACTGTTCCAGAAAACGGGCGACATGAAAGCCGAGGAGAGAGTCAGGAGCATCTTCTCCTTTGCACAAGACCCTGAGGAGACGGCTAAAGCGCTGATGGCTctaaagcagagaaagaaggatAAATTTCTGCAAATTGCCGGCATGGTTCGAAACTTCCTCAAACTGCGTTGA